Part of the Amycolatopsis sp. 195334CR genome is shown below.
ACCGGCTTCACCGGCACCTCGCTGGTCATCGACCCGACCTCGCGCTCGGTCGCCATCCTGCTGACCAACCGCGTGCACCCGACCCGGACCTGGGGCTCGATCAACGTGGCCAGGGAGGCCTGGGCGACCGCGCTCTCGCGGGCGCTCGCGGTGCCGCCGAAGCACGGACCCGACGCGTGGTTCTCGGAAATCGGTAACCAGACGTCGGCCACGCTCACCACGGCGCCGCTCACCGTGGGTGACCGGCCGCTGAGAGTGACCTTCGACACCTTCGTCGACAGCGAAAGCACCGATCAGCTGGTGCTGGAGTCCTCGGTGGACGGGACGTCGTGGCAGCCGGTGTCACTCCGGGCCGCCGGTCCCGGCGCGCCCGGCGGGGAGGTCCCGGCGCTCTCCGGCACCGGGCACCGATCTTGGTGGACGGTCAGCGCGATGGTGCCCGCCGCGCCGAATGTGGCCCTGCGCTGGCGTTACACCACGGACAAGCAGTACACCGCCCGCGGCGTGCTGTTGGACGGCGTTAAGGCCGTTGTGTCCGGTAACGCGGTACTGGACCTGGAACGCACGCCGGAAGCTGTAACGCCGCAGGGATGGCAGTTGCGTAATCGGTGAGTCACGCCGCGCTGATTGAACGGCCGCAAAGATGTTGAATCTTCTACGACAAGTCACAACATCGTTACCCATTTGGGCCAATCGGCGCAGATAGTTTCACTGGGTGTAGCAAGTTGCGAAGTTGTTAACAAGTGAACGTTAACATCTTCGACCTGGTTAGCGACTTTCACAGCAACCAAGCATGAGCTGCCCGACCAGGAGACACCGTCGGGTGGCACTCTCCTCCGAAGGGTGTGGGTTGCCTTGTCGCAGATTCCTACGGTTAGTAAGTTTCCCACGGTGACCAGCCCTGAGTCCGTCACCGACTCCGCCCCGGAACCCGCCCCCGTGCGGGAGTCCGAGGCCAGCCCGCTGGTCCGGATCCGCTCCCTGCTGCCCGGCCTGGCCAGAGCGGAGCAGCGCGTGGCCAAGGTCGTGCTCGACGACCCGTCCAGCGTCGCCAGACGCAGCATCACCGAGGTGGCGCTGGCCGCGAACACCAGCGAGACCACGGTGACCCGGTTCTGCAAGGCCATCGGCGTCGGCGGCTACCCGCAGCTGCGCATCGCGCTGGCCGCGGACACCGCGCGCACCGAGGCCCGCTCCAGCCGCAACCTCGGCGGCGAGATCGGCCCCGACGACGACCTGGCCGCGGTGATCGGCAAGGTCAGCTTCGCCGACGCCCGTGCCGTCGAGGAGACCGCCGACCAGCTCGACGTGGCCGCGCTGCAGCGGGTCATCGACCTGATCGCCGGCGCCGGCCGGGTGGACGTCTACGGCGTGGGCGCCAGCGCCTTCGTCGCCGCCGACCTGCAGCAGAAGCTGCACCGCATCGGCCGGGTCAGCTTCGCCTGGTCCGACACGCACATCATGCTGACCTCCGCGGCCGTGCTGAAGCCCGGCGACGTCGCGGTCGGCATCTCGCACACCGGGGCCACCACCGACACCGTGGAAGCGCTCCGCGTGGCCCGTGAGCACGGCGCCATCACCGTCGCGCTGACCAACTTCCCCCGCTCCCCGATCACCGAGGTGGCCGACCACGTGCTGACCACCGCGGCTCGGGAGACCACGTTCCGCTCGGGGGCGACGGCCAGCCGGATCGCCCAGCTCACCGTCATCGACTGCATGTTCATCGGCGTGGCGCAGCGGCACATGGATGCCGCCGTGTCCGCGCTGGACGCCACCCGCGACGCCGTCGGCCACCACCGGCTCGGCGTCCGGCCGGACGGCCGCCGCCGGCCGAGGGAGACCGGGAAATGAGTGATGTGAAGGTGAAGGACACAGTTCGGCCGCTGGTAGGCCTGCGTCGCCAGGTGGTCCACGTGGATTCCCCGACGGAGCAGCGGAACCCCCGCACCATGGACATCGACCTGATGTCCACCGTGGGCATCCTCGGCGCGCTGAACGCCGAGGACAAGCTGGTCCCCGACGCGGTCAACGCGGTGCTCCCGCAGCTGGCCCGCGCGGTGGACTTCGCGGTGGAGGCCCTGCGAGCGGGCCACCGCGTGCACTACGTCGGTGCCGGTACCTCCGGCAGACTGGCCACGCTCGACGCGGCCGAACTGGTTCCGACCTTCAACGTGCCCGACGACTGGTTCGTCGCGCACCACGCCGGTGGGCCCCGTGCCCTGCGGCAGGCCGTGGAGAACGCCGAGGACGACGACACCGCCGGTGCCGCCGAACTCCGCGAGTCGGTGGAGCCGGGCGACTTCGTGCTCGGCCTCACCGCCTCCGGGCGCACCCCGTACGTGCTCGGCGCGCTCGCGGCCGCTTCGGAGGCGGGGTGCCGGACGGCACTGGTCTCCGGCAACCCGCGCACGCAGTCCGTGCCGGGCGTGGACGTGCTGATCGCGGTGGACACCGGTCCCGAGGCGATCGCCGGCTCCACCCGGATGAAGGCGGGCAGCGCGCAGAAGATCATCCTGACCGCGTTCTCCACCGCCACGATGATCAAGCTCGGCCGGACCTACTCGAACCTGATGGTCAGCATGCGGGCGACCAACGCGAAGCTGCGCGGCCGCAACGTGCGCATCCTGCGCGAGGCCACCGGGATGAGCGAGCAGGACTGCTCGGAGGCGCTGGCCGAGTCCGGGGACGACCTCAAGGTCGCGCTGGTGCACCTGCTGTCCGGAGTGGACACCTCCACCGCCGGGAAGGCGCTGGAGGCCAACCAGGGGCACGTGCGCAACGCGTTGGCGTCGCTGCACATGCGCGCTAGTTGAGGCAGCGCCCCGTCGAGGACTAGCCGGCTGAATCGGCGATGCCGGTCGCCTCGCGGGCACCGGTTTCGTAGCTCTGGCAGCAGAACAGCAACCACTCGCGGACACCGTCCGGCTCGCCCGAGGCGAACGCCTCGGCGGCCGCGGTATACCGCCGCACGTGCCGGAAGCAGGCGACCTCCGGCACGGTGAGCGCCTTCGGGTCCAGTCCGGTGGCCACCATCGACAGCCGCGCGGCGGCCCGTGCCAGCACGCCGTCCGCGGTGCCGAACGGCCGCAGGGTGAGCAGTTCGCCGTGCACCACCGCGGTGAGCACCGGACCCGGCACCGAGGTCGCGCCGGTGACCAGCTGGCCGAGCAGTTCGAGGCGTTCGGCGGTGCCCTCGCGCGGCCTGCCAAGCGCGTCGGCGTCGGCGGCCAGGTCCGCGGCGGCGAGCACGTGCAGTTTCGCCAGCGCCTGCAACGGCGCCCGGCGCCACACCGGCAGCAGCGACTCCACCGCTTCGGCCACGCGCAGCGATCCGGCGAGCACCGGGTCGGTGACCGAACCGGCCGCGGGGATGTCGGGATCGCCGCCGTCGATCCCGGCCGACGCGCGGGCCGCGCGCACCGAGGCTTCCGCGGCCGTCGCGGCGCCCGCGCGCAGGTTGGCCGGGTGGCGGTGCACGGCGAACACGGCGTCCTGCGCGGACTTCACCGCGGCGGCCACCCTGTCGAGGTCGAGCAGCGGCGCGAGCGGATCGGTCATGCGTCCAGCACCTGCTCGGCCCGCTGGACCACCGGCGGCTGCGACGACCACGGGAAGTTGATCCACTTGTCGGTGCGCCGCCAGACGTACTCGCTGTCGACCGACGAGTGCGGCTTCTGGTAGACGACCGCGCAGCGCACCTCGGCCACGTGGTCGGCGCAGAAGTCGCGGACCAGTTTGAGCGTGGCGCCGGTGTCCGCCACGTCGTCGGCGATCAGCACCTTCTTCTGCGTCAGGTCGACCACGTTCGGCACCGGCGGCAGCATCACCGGCAGGTCCAGGCGCTGGTCGACGCCGGTGTAGAACTCCACGTTCATCACGTGCAGGTTCTTCACGTCGAGCGCGTACCCGAGCGCGCCCGCGACGAACAGCCCACCGCGCGCGATGGACAGGATCAGGTCGGGGTCGTACCCGCTGCCGGCGACCTCTTCGGCCAGCGCCCGGCTCGCCTCGCCGAACAGTTCCCAGGTCAGCTCTTCGCGTTCTGCCACTTCCCGAGCATAAGCACGACCAAGTGGACTGCTGAACCTGGGTGAAAATGGCCCTGTGCAGCGTCCACTTGGGCTTCGTAGATTGAGCGGCGTGAACGACTGGACCCGCCGCCCGACCCTCGTCGGCAAGCACGTGCGCCTCGAACCCCTGACCGCCGACCACGCACCCGGACTGCTGGCCGCCGGGTCCGATCCAGTGGTCTGGACCTGGCTGAGCGGGTTCCGGCCGGAGACCGGGACCGAAGCCGAAGCGATGGTCACCGACATCCTCGGCGATCCGGACCGGCTGGCCTTCGCGCAGGTCGACGTGCGTACC
Proteins encoded:
- a CDS encoding MurR/RpiR family transcriptional regulator — protein: MTSPESVTDSAPEPAPVRESEASPLVRIRSLLPGLARAEQRVAKVVLDDPSSVARRSITEVALAANTSETTVTRFCKAIGVGGYPQLRIALAADTARTEARSSRNLGGEIGPDDDLAAVIGKVSFADARAVEETADQLDVAALQRVIDLIAGAGRVDVYGVGASAFVAADLQQKLHRIGRVSFAWSDTHIMLTSAAVLKPGDVAVGISHTGATTDTVEALRVAREHGAITVALTNFPRSPITEVADHVLTTAARETTFRSGATASRIAQLTVIDCMFIGVAQRHMDAAVSALDATRDAVGHHRLGVRPDGRRRPRETGK
- a CDS encoding N-acetylmuramic acid 6-phosphate etherase; translated protein: MSDVKVKDTVRPLVGLRRQVVHVDSPTEQRNPRTMDIDLMSTVGILGALNAEDKLVPDAVNAVLPQLARAVDFAVEALRAGHRVHYVGAGTSGRLATLDAAELVPTFNVPDDWFVAHHAGGPRALRQAVENAEDDDTAGAAELRESVEPGDFVLGLTASGRTPYVLGALAAASEAGCRTALVSGNPRTQSVPGVDVLIAVDTGPEAIAGSTRMKAGSAQKIILTAFSTATMIKLGRTYSNLMVSMRATNAKLRGRNVRILREATGMSEQDCSEALAESGDDLKVALVHLLSGVDTSTAGKALEANQGHVRNALASLHMRAS
- a CDS encoding oxidoreductase, with product MTDPLAPLLDLDRVAAAVKSAQDAVFAVHRHPANLRAGAATAAEASVRAARASAGIDGGDPDIPAAGSVTDPVLAGSLRVAEAVESLLPVWRRAPLQALAKLHVLAAADLAADADALGRPREGTAERLELLGQLVTGATSVPGPVLTAVVHGELLTLRPFGTADGVLARAAARLSMVATGLDPKALTVPEVACFRHVRRYTAAAEAFASGEPDGVREWLLFCCQSYETGAREATGIADSAG
- a CDS encoding phosphoribosyltransferase, which codes for MAEREELTWELFGEASRALAEEVAGSGYDPDLILSIARGGLFVAGALGYALDVKNLHVMNVEFYTGVDQRLDLPVMLPPVPNVVDLTQKKVLIADDVADTGATLKLVRDFCADHVAEVRCAVVYQKPHSSVDSEYVWRRTDKWINFPWSSQPPVVQRAEQVLDA